A genomic stretch from Limanda limanda chromosome 11, fLimLim1.1, whole genome shotgun sequence includes:
- the cmtm7 gene encoding CKLF-like MARVEL transmembrane domain-containing protein 7 translates to MSHTVITTTTTTRTSGDSVFNAGYTRTIPGLLKMGQMLALLITFLCVRCVRGWPSWAAFQFFEVVTLWFLVALLIFFLMHLFRLQAKMPCINWPLTEFFHYSVGTVLILIASIVAAVNSGSVSALVVASVFGFIATFLMAVSLWTSYSVTCGPHPTGSTV, encoded by the exons ATGTCGCACACCGTCATCACCACGACAACCACCACCAGGACTTCCGGTGACAGCGTCTTCAACGCGGGCTACACCCGGACCATCCCGGGTCTGCTGAAGATGGGACAGATG CTCGCTCTGCTCATCACCTTCCTGTGTGTGCGCTGTGTCCGGGGTTGGCCCAGCTGGGCGGCGTTCCAGTTCTTCGAGGTGGTGACGCTGTGGTTCCTCGTCgccctcctcatcttcttcctcatgCACCTGTTCAGGCTGCAGGCCAAGATGCCGTGCATCAACTGGCCTCTGACG GAGTTCTTCCATTACTCCGTCGGCAccgtcctcatcctcatcgCCTCCATCGTGGCCGCGGTGAACAGTGGGTCCGTGTCTGCGCTGGTGGTCGCATCG GTGTTTGGCTTCATAGCGACGTTCCTGATGGCCGTGAGTCTGTGGACGTCCTACAGCGTGACCTGTGGTCCTCATCCCACAG gttCAACTGTGTAA